The segment TTTAAACTCTTTCCGTCGACAGGAATACggtgtgtaaaaacataactgagaggaaatgaaaacacaacatgcaaTCCCAATCTCACACACAGTTAAGTTTGGACTTAGCTTGGACACTGCTGATCACACCATGCAGCTGTTTGCTCACCTACTTAGGAGACAGGAAGTACTTTATGGAGCTTTTAATACTGATAGCATGATGCCATGTTTAAAGCACACACTCATATAGTTATTCATTGTGTAAGATATGCAATAAGAACGGGATTAGATTAGATTCTGTAGGAAACTTCATGAAACAGAAAGCAGCATTGTCCTTGTACCTGCAGCTGAATTTAACTTTAATTTAAACTTGAAATAAAGATGTGATCATTAGAGATAGAGTTGCTGCTGTTAGGATTGTGGATTGTGGGAAGTGAACTCTTAGCATGGCCTTGGACTTGGCAGCAGCCTTGTGCTGACGCTGGGGGCAGATGGTCTCTCTCTCAGAGCTGTTTACAGACTCAGATGACGGACTGAGTGAGTCGACTGCACAGTCTCGCCCACAGCTCAGAGAGGGaagcacacagtcacagtgaacTCCTGACAGAACTTCTGACTGCTCGCTTCCAGTTGGATTTAATGGAATTTAACAGAAAACTACCAACAAagacacttttgtttttctcatgaAGTTCACAGCTGCTGTATGGAAGATGTGCTCTGTTTGAGGTAGGACATGTCTTTATTGTGTGTCTCAACTTTAAGACATTGAGGTTTATCTCTGTCACTTCTTGCTGGTGCATGTTTTTGTTGAGGTCATTGATCTTGTACTGCACAGTGAAGATCCAGATATGGCAACAGAATTTaacaaaacatgcacaaaccAATATAAAGGGGTTAATGCTGGAGCTTTTTATCTACCGGGGCTatgattttcattttatttcggCATGAATTTTTACTTGTGGTGagttgtttttgtgtatcaCTCTCACCTCTACACGAGGACAGGGAGCTGACAGGAGGATCCCTCACCTGCTAAAGCTCCACTAATTCCATTTGCTGAACACGGGATCAGATTATAGCGActtacagtaacacacactgctgctagACACTCGTACTATGAGCCAAGATGCGTGTGAATAACATTCATGCTCTACATTTCACCACACTGAAGACACTTTACCATGATGAGGTTTATGATCTATTATCCTCAGTTTTAAAGTTCTAAATAAGAAACGGAAACTGTCAGTCATGACATCAGCGGCCATTGAACAGGTGTGATCAGCTACAGGTAGCGTGGACACCAACATGCTCACGTTTGCTGTGCATGAACAAGCACTCTGGGCTTCAGTGGTACAGAGGTTTACGGGTtctctgcacagctgtgtggttGTCCCAGAATGAATGTCAAGTCACTGCTATCTAACTCACAGTGTTTGCTTTTAGAAAGAAAGTGTTTGAAGCGGTTGCATCACTTATGGTGGGCTGGCTGGTGAAGTAATAATATGGCAAGCTAGTCGATTTTGGTAGCGTATATCCCCCTTAATATCTCTGAGAACATCTATTCTTTGTcgagctgtttgtttttcattaagcTGTGCAGTAAACAGTGTACCTAACCACATGTTCAGAACAATACATCAGTATAATGATGGCACAGAGTCAACAGGTCGTTTCCTCATCTGTATCCTGTTCATGAACAAAATAGAATCTCGGAGGGGATGCCCCGTTTCCCTTTACCAGTTCCTGAGCGGGGTTCTTCACATGGGAAAGATCCACATCCTCTTAAATAATGTGTGATATAAATTCATAATGACATCTTAAAATTGAATATTTCCACATGAGTGTTTCCCAGGTTGACCTTGCCGAGATGTGATGGTTAACATGTTAGCTGCTGGTGAAAGGAAACCAGAGCTGAAtccatgtttttctctgtttgtctgtctgcaggtgcaCAACAGGAAACATTTGTTACATGTTCTTAGTTTAGGAGCTTCCTCTTTCCCTGGATGCCACATGCAGGAAGTTCCAGATTCTCCCCTTCTATGAACAAAGCAGCTTCACATCCACaccagctgcacacagacagaatatCCCCAAGATGGCAGTCACTGCACTCTATGGCACTGAAGAGCCTGGAGCTGGCTTAACTGAAGTGGACATATGCACTGTGGAGATTAATATGAAGTATGAAGTCATCCCATCTATTGTCTGCTCTGTTTGCCTTTCATTCGGCCTCATATACTGCTTTTTCGGTATGTATTCATCAATATGTAAGGTTTGTTTCTCCACACTTGTAAACTGCccacacaatttatttatttatttatttattttgaaagtttgaTGAACTCACCTGGTGGCTTAAACTCCTCATGGCAGGTGTCTGCAGACTGCCAGGGGTTTAGATTGGATAAGCCCGAAAGCTGTCAGAGGCAGATGGGTACCTGGTCTGAATTTGACAGAGGCAGCACAGGAAGCGCCACCTGTTGCACCAGTTCATTGGTGCCATGGTGTTAAACCAGTGGCTGTGGATACACCTCAGCAGCAACATGTACAGCAATACTGACAGCTTTAGACCCAGAATCACTCTATTATCAAGTGTCCAAAGTCAGACTACAGCTACAGAGTTCATTACTGTTGATGATTAAAGTAATTGTAGGACTTCATAATCACAGaatattcatatttcatattgaTTTGTGTAAGAAACAGtattcctgtttctgttttcactcAGGAAAAGGGAAGTAGTGACTgataataaacacaaacaagactGTTGTGTGTACATGGACCTAGACCCTAAAACATGTGAcattatgcaaacacacatgctgccaCAGTCTATGTTCTTTGTTAGTGTCTCTGGTTAGTAattataacatatatatattattataatttgaGGAAAAACAGAAGCTACTGCAGGAGGAGAACGTCTTAGCAAAGTTGTGTTTATTCCTGTAAATGTGGGGTTTCGAGGTTAGTTTACATTCAGTGGTGGGAAATATGTGTTATGAACGTTTCTCCTAAACTTCTCATATGGTTTCAAGTGTTTTCAAATGTTTCTATATCTcaacaaaaacagatttgtgTCTCagaactttgtttttcttctcctaACTCCATGTAATCATCTGATGCAGCAGACAGCATTCTGTGTTGTATTGCAGCTCATTGTGTATATACTGAAGTCAAagctcttttttcctttctccagGATACCGCTGTTTCAAGATGGTCATGTTCTTCTCGGGCTTCATGTTTGGCTCAGCAGCTGTGCTCTTCTTGTACCATAAGGAACCTGTGTTGAATGAGCAGCTGGGCACGGAGACAAAGGCGGGCATCGGCCTGGGCGTGGGCGTGCTTTGCGGGCTGATGACCATGCTGGTGTCCACCCTGGGACTCCTCCTCAGTGGCCTGCAGCTGGGGagtctgctctccctctccatcctggTTGTTATTGGACAGTTTCACAGCCTTACTCCGGTGTGGGTGCCTCTCAGTGTTGTTCTGGCTGCcagcatcactgctgctgtcttcaCACTTCAGTGGCAGAAACTGTTCAGCATCGTCTACACCTCGGTGTTCGGAGCAACCACCGTGATGCTGTGCATGGACTACCTGGTGGGGACGTTTGTGCTTCCAGATCAGGTGTATGACATGTTTTGTCAAGTTGCCCCTCGGCCTCTCTGCTGGTTTCACTGGGCGATCACTGGGATCTGTCCAGTTTTGAGCTTCGTAGGTGTGCTGGTGCAGTGGTGGTTTACTGCCAACGGGGTGTCACACACAGAAGGTAATTTAGAAACTCATGCACTCTCTTGTTGCTCAGTACATCCCCTTATGATGCAATGAACTTATCAGTCACTTCCTGATTTTCCCAGCTGCACATAAAAAACTGAAGAAACATGGCAAGAGGCACAAATACAAAGAAGAAAGGCCAAGACCTCAACGACACCGTCGTCGACGCAGACCTCCACCCCTGAAGCGCTACGCTGGGGATGTCCTGGCACCGGTCAGTGGCTGAGATTTAATGTATCATTCAATCAGAATTTATTTCTACAGAGACAAATGTAGTATTTCTAATGTTATGACTAACTGCTTCATCATGTCTCATTTGAAGTCTTCatcctgtttgtctttcagaGTTATCTGCAGAGCCTTCAGGAGCGTCAGATGGGAACaggctcctcctgcagcagcgtCAGCACCATCGCACACACTCTaattgactttgactttgagaCGGGCTCCATGGTGCCTCTGACTGCTGCCTCGCCTGTATTTACAGTCTGAATGAACAGAGCAGCTAGAAAACCGGACACATCTTGAATCCTGTTTAAACCGGCTTTGACAGATAATCATCAACATGCACATGGAGTGGTTTGAGAGGCTTGGAGATCATCCTCTAATTGATGACAGGACTGATAATCATCGGCCACATTATCTCACAGATGTCTTATGTTTTTATAGATGAGCTCAATagtttgctgtttttaaaacttttgtTTTACAGTGATGGTCACTGAAGCAAGAATAAAAGGACAAACTTTGAAAATTTAAAAACTCCCTGCAGCTGTCCTAAAAATTAGTAAACATAAGTAACTTTAAACTTTTGTGTGGTGTGTAGATGATGCTGAATGATACAACACACGACTGTTGTCTGATGGAGGCCATCGGTCTGTTAACTGGGTTAATTTAGTGCAGCAGTCTGAACCACAAAATGCTGCATTAGCCCAGAGGACAAGCTCGCTAAATGTTGCTGTCCTGTCAAAATTCAACAACATGAAAGTGTACTAGTGGAAGAATCAGAAATAACACTCAGTCTACATTTTACATTGATGTGTTTATTTGAAAATAACAGCAAAGTAACACTGGATTATACGGACGGTAGCATTAATTCACAACAAGTTTCATCTACTTGTCTTTGTCAGATCATGATAGtccaataaatatataaagattTTATACATATCTACTAATGAATACTGCCAGACTAAgctacacatacatacacatcaaGAAAAGGTGACAACAACTAATATTAGTCTGGTGTTTAATCATGTATAAGCTGCAGTTGGTCGGCTTCACCTGTGGGAAACATATCTTGTCAAGTTTTCAGGTTAAGATATGAAAGCTTCAAGAATACGTTTTAATAGAAATAACAGATTTTCTGACAGGAGGCATGTGTACTGTACAAATACTGTAAGACTCTCTCAATCAGTGTACTGATCAGGTTTGTGTTGGTGACCTCTGGTGGCTCAGTCATCACACTGCATCCAGCGTGAGGAGGTGTTCAGAGGATAACCCCTCTCCACTGCCTGGTGTTGCTGGTTTACCCGCCAGTACTGAGAGCCTTTAAACAGGTAGAGATGACCATTAGTCCATGTTAAAGCAGCATTGACGTTGCTGGGCGCTCCTTTGATGAGCTGTGTCACAGGTTTGGGATATGAACGAAGGTCTATTGGACCAATTTCATCCCACTGCCAGTAACCAGGGCCCTGAAAATAAACAGGAGGTTATTAGACATACACAACAAAAAGTCTAAAAACAGCCTAAAGGGAAGGGGTgatctttttttcttactttgaGAAAGATgagttttttgttcttgttgtgATAAAAAGCTGAGTCAATATTTGAAGGGAGGTTGCGTAAACGTCTGGGGTAGCCGTGGTCCAGCTTGAAGCTCGTGTACCTCCAAATTTTATCTTCTGAAAATGGGCAAGAAAAAATATTCTGTAAACACAAAGGCAGCATAGAAGagatgattgataagttcaAGGCCCAGGCTAGAAGGATGGGGGCTTGTTCCCTTAATTCAGACATGGCAGAGGATGACACCCCTCCAAGGTGATGGCCTCCACTTTCTAGGATTGCAACATGGGGTGCCTCTTGTGGACTACAGTGAACTCTGTATTGATGGCTGCTaaccaggaatgtggatttgaactAGTCCAACACCCACTCAATCCGCCTGATTTGTCACGCTCAGTCTACTGAATCTTTGCCAGGATGAAACGGGCTGTTCTCAAGGGTCCAAGATGGCAGCTTCTACACAGACGAGATGTGCTCCATAACTGCTGAAATGATTAGGCAGGTTTTTGAAATGCAGTCCTTCTGCTCTTATAGCCGTGGACTTATAAATCAAAATGTCTGCCAGCATTGTTCATCATCAGATACAGATCAGTGAGAAACTATGACATAAATGCACCTTTCAGAAAGTAGGACTTGCCAGTCCGCTGAGAGTGCACAGCTGCACTGAGGCTTCCAGGAAGCTCTTTCCACAGAGAAGAAATCCGAACAGGAGCGTTGTAGCCAGAGCTGGACACTGTCCACACGTACTGACCGCTGAAAGCATACGTCCTACGAGAAGGACCTACAGGGACAAGAGAAATAATATAACATGTTCCTGTTttgtgaattatttatttaatattgtCCATACCCAACATAACTGCATCCAGGGAGGTTTTGCAGGGATCTGGAGTGACCCCTCCTGGCTCTGACTGGCCTGGATTTTTGGATGGAGGTTTGTTCTCTGGTTTTCCTGAAACACCAGAGCATGTTGGATGACAGCACTTCAAAAAGAATCTACGTTCCTATAGTGCAATAGTATTCTGGTGTTTACCGTATAAAGCCTGGATCCCTTGTACATCATCTGGATGCAGCTTGAAGTCAGAGCTGTATCCGTTGTACACGGGTCCCATCAGAGCGCTGTAGTACTGTGAGTGGCCCAGGCCCAGAGCGTGGCCTATCTCATGAGCTGCCACAATCCTCAGGTTGGACCCATAGCTCTTCCCCTCAGTCCACAGTTCATCCTCATCAAAGTGCACAATGCCCGACTCAGGGGCGTCAGCGTGGCCCAAGACGTGGCCTGATGAAGAAGCAGGTTTCAAGTACTTAAAGAAGAGCTCACACATCAATTCactgtctgtgacacacacacacagtcatgacCTCATGGTGTTCCTACCTCGGCCATCAAAGGGGACTGGACACGACTTATCTTTTCTGTGAAAGGAGATTTTGATGTCTGCTTTTCCTTGGTGCAGCTCCTTGAACCTTAAAGGGGACACATCACTCCAGTACCGAAAAGCAGTCTGAATAGCCAAGCGGGTCTTCCCCTGACCCAGGTCAGGTGTGTAATTGTAAATGCGGTAGGTGAGCATCTTCTTACGCCAATAACCTGTGCGATAGCAGTTTTTAGGTCAATATTTACACACTTGAAATATAATGTGACAGCATCTACCCACCCATGACTCTGTATTTGAGAGATTTGTTATTGAATGAGTCTTCTACACCACAGCGAGGTTTGTTCATCATTGCAAGTGTGGCTGAGTCCAGTTTCCCTGATGGCTGCAGGTCAGTCACTTTCTGGAAGAGTCTGACATGCAAGGAGAAGTGTTTACATTCAAGTCAAAGGAACCAATCCTGAAGATTAAACTGGATCAAATATGGTCACCTCAAAGCCTCCTCCGTCTGTTCAGGTGGAAGGTTTTGGTCTTTACTGTTCAGTGGGGGGTGCAGGTAGCCATACGTCCTTAAATAAGCCTGAAGGTGGAGAAACCATTTTAACAGGATGGATTAATTAACCTCTACTCGACCAGTTTTAGGCAACCTTTTACTTGAACGTAACTCTTTCTACCTCGTGACACagtcaattttatttttaaaagagactacatttttgtaataataatattttgagACAGTATTTAAATAATTGAGTATTTACAGTCACAGTGAGTGATCCCAATCCCAATTTAAGTAATAATAAACAGTTTAACAGAGACATATTGTTTCAGATATATTTTAAGATCCAGCTTGTTTTCTTACCATTGCATCTGTGAGGTCGTTGCTGTTCAAGGCAACCGATGAAACTGCTGTCGTCAGCAAAGTAAGAAGCACCATTACCTCCAGAGTGTGTCGCATTTTCAAGTTTGGGTCTTTTTCCatcataaaagaaataaaatctttttttcaatAGATATACAAAttcactttctttctgtcatCACTGCATCCATCCTCTGTGCATCACTCCTTCTGTGTCAGCGCTGAAGATGAGGTCTTAGTTTAGACATTCAGTTTTTATACCAAGTGAACCCACATAATAAACATTAACAAAGGAATGTGACGTgtggaaaacaaaaaccaagACATATTTCAGACTCTAAAAGCATCATCACGCCTTCTTCCACCATCAATTAGAATATTTGTGTTGAAGCATTTAAGAataatttcttcttctttacttGTAGTGTTGTTTACGTCAGAGGAAGACAATAAATTAGGTTACACAGGCTGTCAGAGGTGCTGACTGATGAAGCACACTTTAATATTTAATGAAGGTGTAAGACTTTATAAGTGATTTATTTTCTAGATGTGAGACAGATACTGTTCCTCGCTTGTGATTTATGTTTGTGCACTTTATCGCACTGTATCTGAGCATTCTTTGTGGTTACCACACTACAATGAAAAACAACCAACCACACTTCCGCAATGAGACAACAGCTAATTATACTGTACTCCATGTTTGAGAAAAAACACTGACGCCCATATGTAACCATTGCTACAAAtcgtctctgactgcagacagaggACGCCTCCTTTCTCTGCAGCTCCACCAGGGAATACAAGCTCACAAACACTTATGTGAGAGACACACTCAGGTCACACGAGTTCCTTGGATTTTCACCAGTAGGGGGCATCATTTATCTGCTGCATGGCGGTGTTTATTTCATGCTCTTTAAGGTGCTTTTCAAGTGTAACTCTAATAGACATTCATAAGCTGTGTCTTTTTTGCCTCTAACTCACTGCCTCTTTAAAGTGGCGCCTTACAGACCTGACTGAGGGCAGAAAACCTTTGAATACAATTCAGAATCTGGACACTGAGCAGAGATGTCATTCTTTACTGACAATTCAAAACTACAAAATCTTATATACACTTCTTTTccaactgaaaacacacacacacaaaaactcaataaaaacagtcctcttttctcagctgctctctggTGGGACTACTTCCAGCTGCAGGTTGATGTATTATTTGATGTATCGGTGAGCAGCCACAGTAGCAGGGCGgtgaatatataaaaaaaactacagtgcccatgttattTGCACAAACGAGCGCATCAAAGATGTGgatcatttgttgtttttaatagtttttttttaaacagcaatgGAGCGCTACGGCACAGAAAGATAGACTTTAGCTACACATGTATTACTCACTGAGTATGataggttgttgttgtttttattcatgaatGTGTCGATATCTTCTAAGCATATAAACTGTTTCcaaaatatatttgtttttttctgagaatTTACATCCTGTAGTCCAAAATAATGTGAAGCAGCATAACACTTTACTTCTGGTGTATTCTGTAACGAATGTTTCGACTTAACATTAGTGTGACTACAATCACTGACAAAAACTCCTACAGCACACAGGTCATTATATTCTcttcaaaaaaatgtattttttttttaattttaattgatTACTGATGAAATGAAAGGtacaaaatggaaaaaacagaCATGCACAAGTCACGAGTTTCAGTTTAAAAGGTATTCATAAAGGACTGGTCTGGCCAACACATGTATATGAGCAGGAGTTGTAATGTAATAATGTTTCATGGAAAGCTGCAAAGGTCCCTTCCtgtatgaagtgtgtgtgttgagtctGTCTGATTTTTCTGCTGTCCTTTATTGCTTCATGaatcctgctccagctgctgtaGCTCATCTTGTAAGGCCTTCGCCCGACCCAGCTTCTCCAGCTGATCCTTCGTTGGCTGCTTTATTTCCCCAGAGTCCACTTTCTGCTGCAAATCCTCCACCTGTCGTAGCTTCTTTTTCAGGTTTTTGATCTTCTTGGCCTTGTCGGACGCTGAAGAATCATCAGCAGACGAGACACTAACCGGTGCTGCCGTCTTATCGACGGTCTCGCCGTCCTCTGAGATGGACACATTCTCCACAGCGTTGCTCACAGATTCCATGTCTGCATCACCGTCCTGGCccagctgttgctgctgttttcgTTTTTCTTTACGCTTCATGTTGCGTTTGGCTGATTTGGAGAGACCAGCAGTCTCACTGTCTCCACAGCCAGGgatcttctgctgctgctgctgctttgaaggGGGTTCCTCAGATGGGTTCAGACCagggggcaggtctggtttGCTCTTAAAAAACTTGACATACTTGTTTTCATAcctaaaacaagaaaacattttaaatgatcatcccatttaatttcacaaataTATTATGAGGTAAACAGCAGGGAACTTACACAGGGACTTCTTCCTGGGGTACATAACCATCCTTCACCCGCCTCGGCTTCCTCCATGTTCCATCAGGTCGCTGAGTGGCAGCAATGTATTTCCCtagaaaatgacagaaattACAATTACCATAACAGAACTGGACAGAGTGAATTCCCTGT is part of the Parambassis ranga chromosome 7, fParRan2.1, whole genome shotgun sequence genome and harbors:
- the LOC114438750 gene encoding transmembrane protein 198-like, coding for MAVTALYGTEEPGAGLTEVDICTVEINMKYEVIPSIVCSVCLSFGLIYCFFGYRCFKMVMFFSGFMFGSAAVLFLYHKEPVLNEQLGTETKAGIGLGVGVLCGLMTMLVSTLGLLLSGLQLGSLLSLSILVVIGQFHSLTPVWVPLSVVLAASITAAVFTLQWQKLFSIVYTSVFGATTVMLCMDYLVGTFVLPDQVYDMFCQVAPRPLCWFHWAITGICPVLSFVGVLVQWWFTANGVSHTEAAHKKLKKHGKRHKYKEERPRPQRHRRRRRPPPLKRYAGDVLAPSYLQSLQERQMGTGSSCSSVSTIAHTLIDFDFETGSMVPLTAASPVFTV
- the LOC114438107 gene encoding matrix metalloproteinase-19-like; protein product: MMEKDPNLKMRHTLEVMVLLTLLTTAVSSVALNSNDLTDAMAYLRTYGYLHPPLNSKDQNLPPEQTEEALRLFQKVTDLQPSGKLDSATLAMMNKPRCGVEDSFNNKSLKYRVMGYWRKKMLTYRIYNYTPDLGQGKTRLAIQTAFRYWSDVSPLRFKELHQGKADIKISFHRKDKSCPVPFDGRGHVLGHADAPESGIVHFDEDELWTEGKSYGSNLRIVAAHEIGHALGLGHSQYYSALMGPVYNGYSSDFKLHPDDVQGIQALYGKPENKPPSKNPGQSEPGGVTPDPCKTSLDAVMLGPSRRTYAFSGQYVWTVSSSGYNAPVRISSLWKELPGSLSAAVHSQRTGKSYFLKEDKIWRYTSFKLDHGYPRRLRNLPSNIDSAFYHNKNKKLIFLKGPGYWQWDEIGPIDLRSYPKPVTQLIKGAPSNVNAALTWTNGHLYLFKGSQYWRVNQQHQAVERGYPLNTSSRWMQCDD
- the pym1 gene encoding partner of Y14 and mago is translated as MATPYVTDESGKYIAATQRPDGTWRKPRRVKDGYVPQEEVPVYENKYVKFFKSKPDLPPGLNPSEEPPSKQQQQQKIPGCGDSETAGLSKSAKRNMKRKEKRKQQQQLGQDGDADMESVSNAVENVSISEDGETVDKTAAPVSVSSADDSSASDKAKKIKNLKKKLRQVEDLQQKVDSGEIKQPTKDQLEKLGRAKALQDELQQLEQDS